The genomic interval TCAAAGAAACTTACAGATTTTATTGCTTTTGAAAAAAATGGTCAGAAAAGAGTTGTACTATGATATATAGGTTTTATATTAGGGTTAATGTTCATTAATATGGAATTTGGAATCTTTATAGGTGGCAACAATTTAAAACTATTGTCATTTGTATTAACATGTGACATttcgggcaagtgttttcttctgtaGCAAGCCTACAGTTGGATGATGGCTTGTAATAGGagttgattgatggaaactacTAGGCTGCAtgtcatgtacatatttattgtcTGTGTCTAAGCAAGATATTGAAACTCTCcagaaaaagaaatggttgatACTGCAGTTTTGACATGTGCAGGCAAGTTGAATGGAAAATAGCCATCAAAACAATTGACAATTCATGACAGCGAAgtcatccagctgttgaaaagaGTCTTCTATAACCTTTGCCACCATGGAAAACCAAATGACAGAATTGTTAGGGCATTAGGTGTAAGAGTGATATTTGATCTGGCTGAGATCATCTGagcttttcatctttccatgaTTGATAACTTAGAGCACCAGTCAGCACCTGGGTTTCTCTAATTTCtcaacctaaccctaacccttccatactagcatgggttggacgatttgactgaggattggcgaaccagatggctacaccaggctccaatctgatttgctagagtttctacagctggacgcccttcctaatgccaaccactccgagagtgtagtatgTGCTtccatgtgccacctgcacagaaaccagtccagcggcactggcatcgatcttCCTAGAATGTTTCTCACGTGCTACCGGCACCTATTACATATTTGCTGTAAGAATGTTTATACTTTGCTTGTGAATTATTtctgaattaatatttatttattcattgttgtgTTGCAGGAAGTACTCTCCATTTGCTACTCCGCCTTCCTGGTGGTATCATTGAACCCAGTTTACGTATGCTTGCTTCAAAATACAACTGTGAGAAGATGATCTGCCGAAAGTAAGTACAACctgttactgtttgtttttagatTGGAATTAATTACTGTATTTGCCAGCATATAGGCTgtgcttttgtatttttacatgtataaaaaaaaaattgccctgCATTTAATGTAACTATAAGTAGAGTATTAAAAAGAAGCCAAAATATCCATCTGCTAGCACTAACTTACCAATAATTGCTTATGGCATGTTGGCAGTTATATGGAGAGATCATATCTCGTACCTCCTTACCTGGTATACATAATCCACACTTGATATGTTGTACAttatttagccctttagcatttatagAACATTATATGGTACTTTCTAAAAGGCTGGTTCTGACtgtaaaacaggcagaatatttcagCCACATGGTCAGTTtagatgctaaaggattaatgagTGCTAccattaactttttagcatttaaatcgtctatatccatcccaaatattctgtctgttttgtATTCAAAATGTCATTCGAAGAATAAACTAGCACTTCAAGATCTTGTAGCTATGATTAATTCAGAATAATGTGAATCAATAACATTACATTTGAAGGTACtcatgaatgctaaagagttaaatggtTTTTGATAATGTAAATGAAATTCTAGAATGATGAGAAGAATGTAATTTTCATCAGTTTCTCAGCTATTTGTAATGCATTAATGACAAAGTAGTATGGTACACCTCCCTGATGACCTATTGTGGTAACATGAAACATCATAGCCACTATGTATGTTTTACGTACTGTATAACAATTCTCTTGATCaaagtagaaataattatgcagttGATCTGATGCAGAGAATTGAAATACAGTACTCATGTAATGTAGTTTATGTGATAAATTTACGGTTTCATACTTTGTTCAAATATACTGTCACAGCATTGTATTTACATGCACAGAATTACTTTTCCTCGACAAATGTCTTATATGCTAgtatgttgtcatcatcatttaaacgtccgttgtccatgctggcatgggttggatgctttgtctcgggctggaaggctgcaccagactccagtctgattggacatggtttctgtggctggatgcccttcttgatgccaaccactctgatagTGTAATGGttgttcttctcaagcacaacaatgccaaaggtcttagtccttcgtcattgcctctgtgaggcccaatgctcaaaagggtGCTCTCTACTTGCcattggcatgagtgccagtttacatggcaccagcatcagctgcgactatgatttcacttggcttgatgggtcctcttaaTTAGCGAAAAATGTATTTGTGGTTAGATTCTGAATGACTGACTAAATCCCTGAGCCGGGTTTAATTTTTATCGAGATCCCTGTTTTTCACTTCTATATAAAGATTCAACTCTAGTAATACTCTTTGTATTACAGTTAAGGAAAATTAATCAAAGATATTGCAGTCTTGATCACTACTGATTGTTTGGActgcaaaatatattgtttattagaGGGTATGATTTAAGAGATTTGCTTGTTACTTTTAATAATCTGTTACAACAATGTAATACTATtgactctttctttctcactatgTTCCAGTAAATTAATATCTTCTTTTACTGTTCTTTCAGGTGCTATGCTCGCCTTCACCCACGTGCTACCAACTGCCGTAAAAGGAAATGTGGCCATAGTAATAATCTGCGGCCCAAGAAGAAGCTAAAGTaaacattacatattttattgtgaTGTTCAATTGAATAAACGTTTAAGTATCTACTTGgcctttgtttttctatttgtctaCTTGAGTTTCGGATTTATTGTTTATTGCAGGACTCTAAGTGTgataaatgtttatgtaaattatgtatttGAAGATTCTTTCTCAGAGTATTTTAGTCAGAAGGGAAAACAGGGCTTTGGGACTGGAGGGCATACCATAAATAACTGAATTTCAGAAACTACACGCAAGATAgttattttttaaccctttagcattcacattctgtcaaatttaatgctttcTTAGTCACATTATTTTgtagattttgatgaggtaaatgttaatttttagaatgacattgtaggattggTGTAAGAAACTAGATCTGATCACTTTTAACCTAAAACAATATTTTGGCTGGTTTAactgctaaaggattaaatatatttttctctacacGTCTACCTCAAATTATAAAAGGTGattgatgtattcatatattgcaTTGAACCACAATCCTATTGTATGATTCTAACTTAATTCATGGACGTAACCTTCCACCACCATGAATTCAACTATTTCGGCTCTACCATCTCTGATAACCATTCCTTAGATACTGCAATCAGCATCCTCTACATTCGCCAGGCTCATCTTCGTTTCAAAGTCGTCTaaaagagagatatgaagtcAATAGATCTAGATGTCCTGAAATAGGAAGGTCGAAATTGATCGCCCACACTGGAGACAAATACTATGCAAAGGGACTGGGCGTAGGGAAGCAAACTAGAACTTGCCACTAAAGAAACACTCTTTCGAAGAAAGAAGTCGGTAACATTTGGGGAGGGTTTCAAATGCAAGCGTAACTCACATGTGGGCCTGTACTGCAGCAACAGAAATGAAATGGCTCCATCAGCAGCTGACGAATTCTCCAGGCGCAGATCCATGGTCCCTCAAGACTAACGAATGCCTATCTACTTCGTAGTGTATATCCCTTATCTCtaacttgtttcaattattgaacTGTAATCATTCTGGAACACCACTGAGCAGTATCAAtggaactgattttttttttcctaaagtcGGTCGTTTTAGCCAAgccactaatttacagggacagAAATCAAGAGCGGTTGTCAAATGAGGTGCGAgggtgaagtatatatatatacacgggctTCCTCACTATTTCCCTCATCCAAATTCACtttcaaggcattggttggcctagtGCTGCACAATGACATTGAACCTAGAGCTACGTGGTTgtcaagcaagcttcttaaccacgacGTCTGTGCTATTTGACAGGAAGCTATTGAACCAAGATGTTAATGTCAAAATGAGATGAGTCAGCACCTGTAGCCAGATTTTCATGCCAAACATGGTCAGGTGGTACAGCCTAATTCTTGCTGATGGATGGCAGTTGTGTGTGATGGGAGATTCAAGCACACTTCAAAGATCTGCATAGAtttttgtagaaaaaaataaagaatggtgAATGCTGGAGCTGCTAGCTTTCAGGGTTGTAAAAGGAGCATTGCCAGGGTGGTGCTCTTGCAGATATGGAGCACAAATaccaaaataccttgtggtattattACTGCTTCCGACGctcaatatttactttttactaaGCCTGCTGGTTATTTTCTATACTAATAAGTGAAGAA from Octopus bimaculoides isolate UCB-OBI-ISO-001 chromosome 5, ASM119413v2, whole genome shotgun sequence carries:
- the LOC106868933 gene encoding ubiquitin-60S ribosomal protein L40, translating into MQLFVSNLAGKTLALDMHSSTTTMDVMDSITAREGIPQSLQRLVYSGKQLDETARLSEYGVATGSTLHLLLRLPGGIIEPSLRMLASKYNCEKMICRKCYARLHPRATNCRKRKCGHSNNLRPKKKLK